The following proteins come from a genomic window of Dreissena polymorpha isolate Duluth1 chromosome 1, UMN_Dpol_1.0, whole genome shotgun sequence:
- the LOC127853029 gene encoding uncharacterized protein LOC127853029 produces the protein MRHLGNVYSLYVEKWKKLNACACLKLIFAFFVIIFVTYLLSIFSYLLNEFVFQSNIYITECDRCRGAATESSQIASFPRHIHQVYYPQDGSSELPVRLQKTQRSCRVQNPDYAYTLWDEQRVLKLINEDYPELLNLYLSYEKWIWRVDMARYLFIYHYGGFYLDMDMECIQGLEAIREGAERNRSTVVVRMTDPVGFSNDFFAATPRHPFMWSVMTALPHAKRWFVFPYATNMFSIGTTFFWGRYLNYPRKSEFYILPHYRDYIVHYHDSSWHHWDGKVVWYFFNHAFLFWTLLAIIFICIGVIYRYFLKVESTINVVKSLSHV, from the exons ATGCGCCATTTAGGAAATGTTTATTCGTTATATGTTGAGAAATGGAAGAAATTAAATGCGTGCGCTTGTTTGAAGCTTATCTTtgcattttttgttattatttttgtgaCTTACTTATTGTCAATATTTAGTTACTTGCTTAACGAGTTTGTATTTCAAAGCAATATATACATAACGGAATGTGACCGCTGTCGTGGCGCAGCTACGGAGTCATCTCAGATCGCCAGCTTTCCTCGCCATATTCACCAGGTGTACTACCCTCAAGATGGCAGCAGTGAACTTCCGGTGCGATTGCAGAAGACGCAGCGATCATGTCGAGTGCAGAACCCGGATTATGCGTACACGTTATGGGATGAACAGCGTGTATTAAAACTGATCAACGAAGACTACCCGGAGCTATTGAACCTCTATCTTAGCTATGAGAAATGGATATGGAGGGTGGACATGGCACGGTATCTCTTCATATATCACTATGGAGGCTTCTACTTAGACATGGACATGGAATGCATACAAgg acTGGAAGCAATCAGGGAGGGAGCCGAGCGGAATCGAAGTACCGTCGTCGTTCGGATGACCGACCCCGTTGGCTTCTCCAACGATTTCTTCGCCGCCACGCCGCGTCACCCATTTATGTGGAGCGTTATGACGGCACTTCCGCATGCCAAGCGGTGGTTCGTCTTCCCTTACGCCACCAACATGTTCTCCATAG GAACGACGTTTTTCTGGGGCCGGTATTTGAACTACCCTCGAAAGTCCGAGTTCTACATTCTGCCTCACTACCGTGACTATATTGTGCATTACCACGACAGCTCCTGGCACCACTGGGACGGGAAGGTGGTCTGGTACTTCTTCAATCACGCGTTTCTGTTCTGGACACTTCTAGCCATAATATTTATATGCATCGGTGTTATTTACAGATATTTTCTAAAAGTAGAGTCTACTATAAACGTGGTGAAGAGTTTAAGTCATGTGTGA